In Hevea brasiliensis isolate MT/VB/25A 57/8 chromosome 13, ASM3005281v1, whole genome shotgun sequence, a single genomic region encodes these proteins:
- the LOC110660052 gene encoding uncharacterized protein LOC110660052 isoform X2, giving the protein MSSFSDQIEEIKSLIHSNSKASKSLAYSTLLLLQQQSINHPSSIQTLANSSQTLISIISVDISNDDEEIASQALKCLGFFIYHPSIVATIPDDDANMILEALAKVIIATKIKVVIKLAAQFSEKMRESSHIWAPPIYRRLLSMDKRERDISERCLLKIKSAIIPPPTDLSKALVKDMKLKLLTGMKGLLNQGMKVQTLQAWGWFIRLLGSQALKNRRLINDMLKIPEQTFSDHSPQVQITSLAAWEGLVVALIQPPLLTCETDEVADDGCQVQASTFSKSIKLLMTPLTGIISSKCDISVHLSCLNTWCYLLHKLDLSINHPLVIELVLDPVFEAVFGMGPDTKTIWLWSFCLDLLDDFVIAKCRKVDYDTSSQVSHHSSVRTSILGPSISGKCLVKQHSIKWYPWDISQLDFFIKMINVILTHASVAKATLQNRSSASDAALRIFISLLQGIQMELKSSSINYVDIVLYFNTILRFLRETCEKVDSDGSANVKLQHNIQFLQAVIDELEPSILGSPLYKVALDIKCIENLQSVNHNKYEKILCISSIAYMDMVSPLAYLIILCICVVIKSTSDALSTELISQRLHKFFKLILFSHDPLENLQTAIGLLFKYVHYNRNLHIWIVVAEALKDCISGVEDLSMFKIEPESNGYLGIFHLLSYPFVALSSPQQMLIPEKVSRSLEESHVSAQRSLELDHVIEVWKSVYGALSASKCFATKSISDNLCSILNWCIDENLSKIGCGTELDLSCKDLNINLLSLSGNAVAFILDEVLATSSDGNKTNHAIPQTFSDIRNILGFASRFLNLSWAKIRSDSPTVLLVTSRVFSALTSLVRCLHLKQTILSVIEIITCPLVQWLSHGGIHDGNTNDQLQRLWAEILDCLKRSQPPIVFDSLFLKLQAPLLEKTLDHPDCIISELTITFWNSTYGEQINLDYPERLLDVLDKLSRTEKIKLHKKSLPFLVKCNSKPEFTAQRYKVTAMHSRSSKRVELMEDTVNQFEHKDKLCSSSKRKRLELTEHQKEVRRAQQGREMDCNGHGPGVRTYTTVDFSQGNEDSQESQEIRNPESILEMLRRVA; this is encoded by the exons TGCTTCACAGGCTTTGAAGTGTTTGGGATTCTTCATCTACCATCCTTCTATTGTTGCTACAATCCCAG ATGATGATGCTAACATGATCCTGGAGGCACTGGCTAAAGTCATTATAGCCACAAAAATAAAG GTCGTAATAAAGTTGGCAGCTCAATTTAGTGAGAAGATGAGAGAATCTTCGCACATATGGGCTCCTCCAATATATAGAAGACTTCTCAGCATGGATAAGAGAGAAAGGGATATATCGGAAAGGTGTCTATTGAAGATCAAATCTGCAATAATTCCTCCTCCCACGGATCTCTCTAAG GCACTTGTCAAAGATATGAAATTGAAATTGCTCACTGGGATGAAGGGTCTTCTGAACCAGGGTATGAAAGTTCAAACATTGCAAGCATGGGGATGGTTTATCCGCTTGCTGGGATCTCAGGCTCTAAAGAACAGGCGTTTAATTAATGATATGCTCAAAATTCCTGAGCAGACATTTTCTGATCACAGCCCACAAGTACAGATCACTTCACTG GCTGCATGGGAAGGTCTTGTTGTTGCTCTTATTCAGCCTCCATTGCTAACTTGTGAAACTGATGAAGTTGCTGATGATGGTTGTCAAGTCCAAGCAAGTACATTTTCAAAAAGCATAAAGCTCTTAATGACTCCTCTAACTGGCATCATCTCTAGCAAATGTGATATTTCAGTTCACTTATCCTGCTTGAACACATGGTGTTATCTGCTACATAAACTTGATCTCTCTATCAACCACCCATTGGTAATTGAACTGGTGCTGGATCCTGTTTttgaagcagtttttggaatgggGCCTGATACAAAAACTATCTGGTTGTGGAGTTTTTGTTTAGATCTGCTTGATGATTTTGTGATAGCAAAATGTAGAAAAGTGGACTATGATACCAGTAGCCAGGTAAGCCATCACTCATCAGTCAGAACGTCTATACTAGGACCTTCAATATCTGGCAAATGCTTAGTGAAACAACATTCTATTAAATGGTATCCATGGGACATTAGTCAGTTGGACTTCTTTATAAAGATGATTAATGTTATTCTCACCCATGCATCAGTTGCAAAGGCCACCCTCCAAAATAGAAGTTCAGCAAGTGATGCTGCCTTAAGGATATTTATATCTCTTTTACAAGGGATCCAAATGGAGTTAAAGAGTTCATCTATAAATTATGTGGATATTGTTTTGTATTTTAACACAATATTGAGGTTCTTAAGGGAGACATGTGAAAAAGTAGATTCAGATGGCAGCGCCAATGTTAAACTGCAGCATAATATCCAGTTTCTACAGGCTGTCATAGACGAGTTAGAACCTTCTATATTGGGATCCCCTCTTTATAAGGTAGCTCTAGACATCAAATGCATTGAGAATTTGCAATCAGTTAATCATAATAAATATGAAAAAATTTTGTGTATTAGCTCTATTGCCTATATGGATATGGTTTCACCATTGGCTTATCTTATTATCCTCTGCATCTGCGTGGTGATCAAGTCAACTTCTGATGCACTCAGTACAGAGTTAATTTCACAGAGGCTGCACAAATTTTTCAAATTGATATTGTTTTCACATGATCCCCTGGAAAATCTTCAAACTGCAATTGGTTTATTGTTCAAGTATGTGCACTATAATAGGAACTTACACATATGGATTGTGGTAGCTGAAGCTCTAAAAGATTGCATCAGTGGTGTAGAGGATCTTTCTATGTTCAAAATTGAGCCAGAAAGCAATGGTTATCTTGGCATATTCCATCTTTTGTCCTACCCATTTGTTGCATTGTCTTCCCCCCAGCAAATGCTGATCCCTGAGAAAGTTAGTAGATCCTTGGAAGAGTCTCATGTTTCAGCACAAAGAAGCCTTGAGCTTGATCATGTTATTGAAGTATGGAAGTCAGTTTATGGTGCCCTTTCTGCCTCAAAGTGTTTTGCAACAAAAAGCATCTCTGACAATCTGTGCTCAATTTTAAATTGGTGCATTGATGAAAATCTAAGCAAGATTGGCTGTGGAACTGAACTAGATTTAAGTTGTAAGGATCTTAATATTAATCTCCTTTCTTTATCTGGAAATGCTGTCGCGTTTATACTGGATGAGGTTTTGGCAACAAGTTCAGATGGAAACAAAACTAATCATGCTATACCTCAAACATTCAGTGACATCAGAAATATCTTGGGATTTGCTTCCAG aTTCTTGAATTTGTCATGGGCAAAAATAAGATCAGATTCACCCACTGTTCTTCTTGTAACTTCAAG GGTATTTTCTGCATTGACAAGTCTTGTGAGATGCCTTCACTTGAAGCAAACTATTCTTTCTGTTATTGAG ATAATAACTTGTCCACTAGTTCAGTGGTTGTCACATGGAGGAATACATGATGGCAATACCAATGATCAACTTCAACGTCTGTGGGCTGAAATCCTTGATTGTTTAAAGAGGAGTCAGCCACCAATAGTATTTGATTCATTGTTCCTCAAACTTCAGGCACCCCTCCTAGAAAAAACTCTCGATCATCCAGATTGCATTATTTCGGAGCTTACCATCACCTTCTGGAATTCAACATATGGTGAGCAGATTAACTTAGATTACCCTGAGAGATTACTTGATGTCTTAGACAAGCTGTCCAGAACTGAAAAAATAAAGCTCCACAAGAAAAGCCTGCCATTTCTTGTAAAATGTAATTCTAAACCAGAGTTCACTGCTCAAAGATACAAGGTGACTGCAATGCATAGCAGGAGCTCAAAACGAGTAGAACTCATGGAGGATACAGTGAATCAATTTGAGCACAAAGATAAGTTGTGTTCGAGTTCAAAAAGAAAAAGATTGGAACTAACTGAGCACCAGAAGGAGGTAAGACGTGCACAACAAGGAAGGGAGATGGATTGTAATGGACATGGTCCAGGGGTAAGAACATATACTACTGTTGATTTTTCTCAAGGAAATGAAGATTCTCAAGAGAGCCAGGAGATTCGGAACCCAGAATCTATCCTGGAGATGTTGAGAAGAGTTGCATAA
- the LOC110660052 gene encoding uncharacterized protein LOC110660052 isoform X1: MSSFSDQIEEIKSLIHSNSKASKSLAYSTLLLLQQQSINHPSSIQTLANSSQTLISIISVDISNDDEEIASQALKCLGFFIYHPSIVATIPDDDANMILEALAKVIIATKIKSVCNLGMWCISMQQFNAFFLANHFHSVLWAVVHALDNPFGSLSTTFEAIQVVIKLAAQFSEKMRESSHIWAPPIYRRLLSMDKRERDISERCLLKIKSAIIPPPTDLSKALVKDMKLKLLTGMKGLLNQGMKVQTLQAWGWFIRLLGSQALKNRRLINDMLKIPEQTFSDHSPQVQITSLAAWEGLVVALIQPPLLTCETDEVADDGCQVQASTFSKSIKLLMTPLTGIISSKCDISVHLSCLNTWCYLLHKLDLSINHPLVIELVLDPVFEAVFGMGPDTKTIWLWSFCLDLLDDFVIAKCRKVDYDTSSQVSHHSSVRTSILGPSISGKCLVKQHSIKWYPWDISQLDFFIKMINVILTHASVAKATLQNRSSASDAALRIFISLLQGIQMELKSSSINYVDIVLYFNTILRFLRETCEKVDSDGSANVKLQHNIQFLQAVIDELEPSILGSPLYKVALDIKCIENLQSVNHNKYEKILCISSIAYMDMVSPLAYLIILCICVVIKSTSDALSTELISQRLHKFFKLILFSHDPLENLQTAIGLLFKYVHYNRNLHIWIVVAEALKDCISGVEDLSMFKIEPESNGYLGIFHLLSYPFVALSSPQQMLIPEKVSRSLEESHVSAQRSLELDHVIEVWKSVYGALSASKCFATKSISDNLCSILNWCIDENLSKIGCGTELDLSCKDLNINLLSLSGNAVAFILDEVLATSSDGNKTNHAIPQTFSDIRNILGFASRFLNLSWAKIRSDSPTVLLVTSRVFSALTSLVRCLHLKQTILSVIEIITCPLVQWLSHGGIHDGNTNDQLQRLWAEILDCLKRSQPPIVFDSLFLKLQAPLLEKTLDHPDCIISELTITFWNSTYGEQINLDYPERLLDVLDKLSRTEKIKLHKKSLPFLVKCNSKPEFTAQRYKVTAMHSRSSKRVELMEDTVNQFEHKDKLCSSSKRKRLELTEHQKEVRRAQQGREMDCNGHGPGVRTYTTVDFSQGNEDSQESQEIRNPESILEMLRRVA, from the exons TGCTTCACAGGCTTTGAAGTGTTTGGGATTCTTCATCTACCATCCTTCTATTGTTGCTACAATCCCAG ATGATGATGCTAACATGATCCTGGAGGCACTGGCTAAAGTCATTATAGCCACAAAAATAAAG TCAGTTTGTAATTTAGGCATGTGGTGCATATCCATGCAACAATTCAATGCCTTTTTTCTAGCTAATCACTTCCATTCTGTGCTGTGGGCAGTGGTTCATGCCCTTGACAATCCATTTGGATCCTTGTCTACAACATTTGAGGCTATACAG GTCGTAATAAAGTTGGCAGCTCAATTTAGTGAGAAGATGAGAGAATCTTCGCACATATGGGCTCCTCCAATATATAGAAGACTTCTCAGCATGGATAAGAGAGAAAGGGATATATCGGAAAGGTGTCTATTGAAGATCAAATCTGCAATAATTCCTCCTCCCACGGATCTCTCTAAG GCACTTGTCAAAGATATGAAATTGAAATTGCTCACTGGGATGAAGGGTCTTCTGAACCAGGGTATGAAAGTTCAAACATTGCAAGCATGGGGATGGTTTATCCGCTTGCTGGGATCTCAGGCTCTAAAGAACAGGCGTTTAATTAATGATATGCTCAAAATTCCTGAGCAGACATTTTCTGATCACAGCCCACAAGTACAGATCACTTCACTG GCTGCATGGGAAGGTCTTGTTGTTGCTCTTATTCAGCCTCCATTGCTAACTTGTGAAACTGATGAAGTTGCTGATGATGGTTGTCAAGTCCAAGCAAGTACATTTTCAAAAAGCATAAAGCTCTTAATGACTCCTCTAACTGGCATCATCTCTAGCAAATGTGATATTTCAGTTCACTTATCCTGCTTGAACACATGGTGTTATCTGCTACATAAACTTGATCTCTCTATCAACCACCCATTGGTAATTGAACTGGTGCTGGATCCTGTTTttgaagcagtttttggaatgggGCCTGATACAAAAACTATCTGGTTGTGGAGTTTTTGTTTAGATCTGCTTGATGATTTTGTGATAGCAAAATGTAGAAAAGTGGACTATGATACCAGTAGCCAGGTAAGCCATCACTCATCAGTCAGAACGTCTATACTAGGACCTTCAATATCTGGCAAATGCTTAGTGAAACAACATTCTATTAAATGGTATCCATGGGACATTAGTCAGTTGGACTTCTTTATAAAGATGATTAATGTTATTCTCACCCATGCATCAGTTGCAAAGGCCACCCTCCAAAATAGAAGTTCAGCAAGTGATGCTGCCTTAAGGATATTTATATCTCTTTTACAAGGGATCCAAATGGAGTTAAAGAGTTCATCTATAAATTATGTGGATATTGTTTTGTATTTTAACACAATATTGAGGTTCTTAAGGGAGACATGTGAAAAAGTAGATTCAGATGGCAGCGCCAATGTTAAACTGCAGCATAATATCCAGTTTCTACAGGCTGTCATAGACGAGTTAGAACCTTCTATATTGGGATCCCCTCTTTATAAGGTAGCTCTAGACATCAAATGCATTGAGAATTTGCAATCAGTTAATCATAATAAATATGAAAAAATTTTGTGTATTAGCTCTATTGCCTATATGGATATGGTTTCACCATTGGCTTATCTTATTATCCTCTGCATCTGCGTGGTGATCAAGTCAACTTCTGATGCACTCAGTACAGAGTTAATTTCACAGAGGCTGCACAAATTTTTCAAATTGATATTGTTTTCACATGATCCCCTGGAAAATCTTCAAACTGCAATTGGTTTATTGTTCAAGTATGTGCACTATAATAGGAACTTACACATATGGATTGTGGTAGCTGAAGCTCTAAAAGATTGCATCAGTGGTGTAGAGGATCTTTCTATGTTCAAAATTGAGCCAGAAAGCAATGGTTATCTTGGCATATTCCATCTTTTGTCCTACCCATTTGTTGCATTGTCTTCCCCCCAGCAAATGCTGATCCCTGAGAAAGTTAGTAGATCCTTGGAAGAGTCTCATGTTTCAGCACAAAGAAGCCTTGAGCTTGATCATGTTATTGAAGTATGGAAGTCAGTTTATGGTGCCCTTTCTGCCTCAAAGTGTTTTGCAACAAAAAGCATCTCTGACAATCTGTGCTCAATTTTAAATTGGTGCATTGATGAAAATCTAAGCAAGATTGGCTGTGGAACTGAACTAGATTTAAGTTGTAAGGATCTTAATATTAATCTCCTTTCTTTATCTGGAAATGCTGTCGCGTTTATACTGGATGAGGTTTTGGCAACAAGTTCAGATGGAAACAAAACTAATCATGCTATACCTCAAACATTCAGTGACATCAGAAATATCTTGGGATTTGCTTCCAG aTTCTTGAATTTGTCATGGGCAAAAATAAGATCAGATTCACCCACTGTTCTTCTTGTAACTTCAAG GGTATTTTCTGCATTGACAAGTCTTGTGAGATGCCTTCACTTGAAGCAAACTATTCTTTCTGTTATTGAG ATAATAACTTGTCCACTAGTTCAGTGGTTGTCACATGGAGGAATACATGATGGCAATACCAATGATCAACTTCAACGTCTGTGGGCTGAAATCCTTGATTGTTTAAAGAGGAGTCAGCCACCAATAGTATTTGATTCATTGTTCCTCAAACTTCAGGCACCCCTCCTAGAAAAAACTCTCGATCATCCAGATTGCATTATTTCGGAGCTTACCATCACCTTCTGGAATTCAACATATGGTGAGCAGATTAACTTAGATTACCCTGAGAGATTACTTGATGTCTTAGACAAGCTGTCCAGAACTGAAAAAATAAAGCTCCACAAGAAAAGCCTGCCATTTCTTGTAAAATGTAATTCTAAACCAGAGTTCACTGCTCAAAGATACAAGGTGACTGCAATGCATAGCAGGAGCTCAAAACGAGTAGAACTCATGGAGGATACAGTGAATCAATTTGAGCACAAAGATAAGTTGTGTTCGAGTTCAAAAAGAAAAAGATTGGAACTAACTGAGCACCAGAAGGAGGTAAGACGTGCACAACAAGGAAGGGAGATGGATTGTAATGGACATGGTCCAGGGGTAAGAACATATACTACTGTTGATTTTTCTCAAGGAAATGAAGATTCTCAAGAGAGCCAGGAGATTCGGAACCCAGAATCTATCCTGGAGATGTTGAGAAGAGTTGCATAA
- the LOC110660052 gene encoding uncharacterized protein LOC110660052 isoform X3, with product MALQAGVSTFKFSSSLAQVVIKLAAQFSEKMRESSHIWAPPIYRRLLSMDKRERDISERCLLKIKSAIIPPPTDLSKALVKDMKLKLLTGMKGLLNQGMKVQTLQAWGWFIRLLGSQALKNRRLINDMLKIPEQTFSDHSPQVQITSLAAWEGLVVALIQPPLLTCETDEVADDGCQVQASTFSKSIKLLMTPLTGIISSKCDISVHLSCLNTWCYLLHKLDLSINHPLVIELVLDPVFEAVFGMGPDTKTIWLWSFCLDLLDDFVIAKCRKVDYDTSSQVSHHSSVRTSILGPSISGKCLVKQHSIKWYPWDISQLDFFIKMINVILTHASVAKATLQNRSSASDAALRIFISLLQGIQMELKSSSINYVDIVLYFNTILRFLRETCEKVDSDGSANVKLQHNIQFLQAVIDELEPSILGSPLYKVALDIKCIENLQSVNHNKYEKILCISSIAYMDMVSPLAYLIILCICVVIKSTSDALSTELISQRLHKFFKLILFSHDPLENLQTAIGLLFKYVHYNRNLHIWIVVAEALKDCISGVEDLSMFKIEPESNGYLGIFHLLSYPFVALSSPQQMLIPEKVSRSLEESHVSAQRSLELDHVIEVWKSVYGALSASKCFATKSISDNLCSILNWCIDENLSKIGCGTELDLSCKDLNINLLSLSGNAVAFILDEVLATSSDGNKTNHAIPQTFSDIRNILGFASRFLNLSWAKIRSDSPTVLLVTSRVFSALTSLVRCLHLKQTILSVIEIITCPLVQWLSHGGIHDGNTNDQLQRLWAEILDCLKRSQPPIVFDSLFLKLQAPLLEKTLDHPDCIISELTITFWNSTYGEQINLDYPERLLDVLDKLSRTEKIKLHKKSLPFLVKCNSKPEFTAQRYKVTAMHSRSSKRVELMEDTVNQFEHKDKLCSSSKRKRLELTEHQKEVRRAQQGREMDCNGHGPGVRTYTTVDFSQGNEDSQESQEIRNPESILEMLRRVA from the exons ATGGCTCTGCAAGCTGGTGTCTCCACCTTCAAGTTCTCATCCTCACTGGCACAG GTCGTAATAAAGTTGGCAGCTCAATTTAGTGAGAAGATGAGAGAATCTTCGCACATATGGGCTCCTCCAATATATAGAAGACTTCTCAGCATGGATAAGAGAGAAAGGGATATATCGGAAAGGTGTCTATTGAAGATCAAATCTGCAATAATTCCTCCTCCCACGGATCTCTCTAAG GCACTTGTCAAAGATATGAAATTGAAATTGCTCACTGGGATGAAGGGTCTTCTGAACCAGGGTATGAAAGTTCAAACATTGCAAGCATGGGGATGGTTTATCCGCTTGCTGGGATCTCAGGCTCTAAAGAACAGGCGTTTAATTAATGATATGCTCAAAATTCCTGAGCAGACATTTTCTGATCACAGCCCACAAGTACAGATCACTTCACTG GCTGCATGGGAAGGTCTTGTTGTTGCTCTTATTCAGCCTCCATTGCTAACTTGTGAAACTGATGAAGTTGCTGATGATGGTTGTCAAGTCCAAGCAAGTACATTTTCAAAAAGCATAAAGCTCTTAATGACTCCTCTAACTGGCATCATCTCTAGCAAATGTGATATTTCAGTTCACTTATCCTGCTTGAACACATGGTGTTATCTGCTACATAAACTTGATCTCTCTATCAACCACCCATTGGTAATTGAACTGGTGCTGGATCCTGTTTttgaagcagtttttggaatgggGCCTGATACAAAAACTATCTGGTTGTGGAGTTTTTGTTTAGATCTGCTTGATGATTTTGTGATAGCAAAATGTAGAAAAGTGGACTATGATACCAGTAGCCAGGTAAGCCATCACTCATCAGTCAGAACGTCTATACTAGGACCTTCAATATCTGGCAAATGCTTAGTGAAACAACATTCTATTAAATGGTATCCATGGGACATTAGTCAGTTGGACTTCTTTATAAAGATGATTAATGTTATTCTCACCCATGCATCAGTTGCAAAGGCCACCCTCCAAAATAGAAGTTCAGCAAGTGATGCTGCCTTAAGGATATTTATATCTCTTTTACAAGGGATCCAAATGGAGTTAAAGAGTTCATCTATAAATTATGTGGATATTGTTTTGTATTTTAACACAATATTGAGGTTCTTAAGGGAGACATGTGAAAAAGTAGATTCAGATGGCAGCGCCAATGTTAAACTGCAGCATAATATCCAGTTTCTACAGGCTGTCATAGACGAGTTAGAACCTTCTATATTGGGATCCCCTCTTTATAAGGTAGCTCTAGACATCAAATGCATTGAGAATTTGCAATCAGTTAATCATAATAAATATGAAAAAATTTTGTGTATTAGCTCTATTGCCTATATGGATATGGTTTCACCATTGGCTTATCTTATTATCCTCTGCATCTGCGTGGTGATCAAGTCAACTTCTGATGCACTCAGTACAGAGTTAATTTCACAGAGGCTGCACAAATTTTTCAAATTGATATTGTTTTCACATGATCCCCTGGAAAATCTTCAAACTGCAATTGGTTTATTGTTCAAGTATGTGCACTATAATAGGAACTTACACATATGGATTGTGGTAGCTGAAGCTCTAAAAGATTGCATCAGTGGTGTAGAGGATCTTTCTATGTTCAAAATTGAGCCAGAAAGCAATGGTTATCTTGGCATATTCCATCTTTTGTCCTACCCATTTGTTGCATTGTCTTCCCCCCAGCAAATGCTGATCCCTGAGAAAGTTAGTAGATCCTTGGAAGAGTCTCATGTTTCAGCACAAAGAAGCCTTGAGCTTGATCATGTTATTGAAGTATGGAAGTCAGTTTATGGTGCCCTTTCTGCCTCAAAGTGTTTTGCAACAAAAAGCATCTCTGACAATCTGTGCTCAATTTTAAATTGGTGCATTGATGAAAATCTAAGCAAGATTGGCTGTGGAACTGAACTAGATTTAAGTTGTAAGGATCTTAATATTAATCTCCTTTCTTTATCTGGAAATGCTGTCGCGTTTATACTGGATGAGGTTTTGGCAACAAGTTCAGATGGAAACAAAACTAATCATGCTATACCTCAAACATTCAGTGACATCAGAAATATCTTGGGATTTGCTTCCAG aTTCTTGAATTTGTCATGGGCAAAAATAAGATCAGATTCACCCACTGTTCTTCTTGTAACTTCAAG GGTATTTTCTGCATTGACAAGTCTTGTGAGATGCCTTCACTTGAAGCAAACTATTCTTTCTGTTATTGAG ATAATAACTTGTCCACTAGTTCAGTGGTTGTCACATGGAGGAATACATGATGGCAATACCAATGATCAACTTCAACGTCTGTGGGCTGAAATCCTTGATTGTTTAAAGAGGAGTCAGCCACCAATAGTATTTGATTCATTGTTCCTCAAACTTCAGGCACCCCTCCTAGAAAAAACTCTCGATCATCCAGATTGCATTATTTCGGAGCTTACCATCACCTTCTGGAATTCAACATATGGTGAGCAGATTAACTTAGATTACCCTGAGAGATTACTTGATGTCTTAGACAAGCTGTCCAGAACTGAAAAAATAAAGCTCCACAAGAAAAGCCTGCCATTTCTTGTAAAATGTAATTCTAAACCAGAGTTCACTGCTCAAAGATACAAGGTGACTGCAATGCATAGCAGGAGCTCAAAACGAGTAGAACTCATGGAGGATACAGTGAATCAATTTGAGCACAAAGATAAGTTGTGTTCGAGTTCAAAAAGAAAAAGATTGGAACTAACTGAGCACCAGAAGGAGGTAAGACGTGCACAACAAGGAAGGGAGATGGATTGTAATGGACATGGTCCAGGGGTAAGAACATATACTACTGTTGATTTTTCTCAAGGAAATGAAGATTCTCAAGAGAGCCAGGAGATTCGGAACCCAGAATCTATCCTGGAGATGTTGAGAAGAGTTGCATAA